Sequence from the Chanodichthys erythropterus isolate Z2021 chromosome 12, ASM2448905v1, whole genome shotgun sequence genome:
CTTTTATTGCACTTTATCCATTTGCGTATGTAAATTTAGATTACAACAGGCCTACATATCTTTTAAGGCCGTTTTCTCAaaaggagttttttttttctacactgatccagaaatctccacttcagcagcaCTTACACACACCAAACTTTACATATTTATTCCTATccatattctgaaggtttttacagagggggTTGTGCATATATAACTTGCCTGAtatatacaacattttattccttaaatgttttttgttgttgctgttgtttttggCTGCTGACAATATTTTCAGAgatatggagtgataaaaatcCAAAATGGCAATCCCCTCTGTAAAAATCTTTTAACTctaatatgtcaacaaaatgtaacaaaaatgttgaacttGGTTTAATCCACTGTTCAGGTTTCTGTTCTggaaatatgcaaattagtaGGGACGCAaatatatcggccaccatatcggtatcggccgatatatgatcatttttaatgttaaagttATCGGCCTGATAAGAAAATTTGACCAatatattaaagccgataaGTAATAGATTATtaccttcagctgagacacttcagatgcgcTCTGTTTGCCATAATGGTGGTaatgaattgcttgaaatatgattggaaTCACTTCAGAAAGGAAAATACAGTGCAATGTGCAGCGCAAGTCTGTCATAggcttcataaaattataatcagAACATTATAATTCTGTGCTTGGGAAATGGCTTTTAAtagtgagacttttgtttttgtaatcaggctctcaaaaatgatttaaaaattttgatttagatttatcgcCTAATATCGGTTATCGACTTTAAAATAtgaagaattatcggttatcgtaTCGGccaaaaatgttcatgtctgtACATCCCTACAAATTAgttcatatttaattagataatgactcatttgcatatttggggaagtatggtgatatctattagctgttgttgtttgttttttaccctattcacaTATGGTGTCTTCCCTTgaagttaatgtttttttgtttttgtttttttaattttgtgaatatGATAAGCACATAGTTAGATTGTAATGAAATGGGGTGTTGATGTTAAATGCATTGACTCATTTCATTTGACTTGGCtttatgattttctaattaaGGTGTTTTGCTTTGCCTCAGGGAAAAGAAGAAATGAAAACCTTCATTTTACAACTGGCATTCTTGCTCAGTTGCTATGTGCACTTTTCTGAGTCACGCTCGACTTTGGCACATGTTTCAAATCCAGTTGAACACAGCGATTCCCTTCTGGCTGTATGTAGAATGCACCCTAACACTCGACTAGCACCTGGCTTGCCTCGTGTGTATGGTCACATTCTTTTCAAACAATCTGGCCCAAAGGAAAAGCTTAGCGTGACTTTCAGGCTGCATGGTCTCCCTGTTGACAGTCAGCAGCCCAGAGCAATGCACATTCATGAGTACGGAGACTTAACTAAGGGCTGCGGATCTACAGGTGGGCATTACAATCCCCTCAGCGTGAACCATCCACAACATCCAGGGGACTTTGGGAACTTTGTGCCTGTTAATGGAAAGATTCGTAAATCCCAGGACTCCAGTGCAACACTCTTTGGGAGACACTCAATACTTGGCCGGTCTGTTGTCATTCATGAGGGAGAGGATGATTTGGGCAAAGGTGGCAACGTGGAAAGCTTGCTGAATGGCAACGCTGGAGGGCGA
This genomic interval carries:
- the sod3b gene encoding extracellular superoxide dismutase [Cu-Zn], which encodes MKTFILQLAFLLSCYVHFSESRSTLAHVSNPVEHSDSLLAVCRMHPNTRLAPGLPRVYGHILFKQSGPKEKLSVTFRLHGLPVDSQQPRAMHIHEYGDLTKGCGSTGGHYNPLSVNHPQHPGDFGNFVPVNGKIRKSQDSSATLFGRHSILGRSVVIHEGEDDLGKGGNVESLLNGNAGGRLACCVIGLGNTQN